Proteins co-encoded in one Firmicutes bacterium CAG:345 genomic window:
- a CDS encoding cold-shock DNA-binding domain protein (product inferred by homology to UniProt) translates to MTGKVKMFNKEKGYGFIHGEDNKDYFFHYSALIMEGFKTIAEGTNVTFEVESSEKGPRAASVKTAE, encoded by the coding sequence ATGACAGGAAAAGTTAAGATGTTCAACAAAGAAAAAGGCTATGGCTTCATCCATGGTGAAGACAACAAAGACTATTTCTTTCACTACTCCGCATTAATTATGGAAGGCTTTAAGACAATCGCTGAAGGAACTAATGTAACATTTGAAGTTGAATCCAGTGAAAAAGGTCCTAGAGCTGCCAGTGTTAAAACTGCTGAATAA
- a CDS encoding gTP-binding protein YchF (product inferred by homology to UniProt), whose product MSLKAGIVGLPNVGKSTLFNAITKSHVVAENYPFATIEPNTGIVPVSDERFDNLVKLFHPKKQVKATFEFTDIAGLVKGASRGEGLGNQFLGNIRNVDAIVHVVRCFESDEIIHVEGSVDPVRDVETIKLELIMSDVDLLNKRLVKVQKKAQMGADKDSVAEYNLINKLLEPLNNGDWLGANFPLTENEKKLASCFNLLSLKPVIYVGNVSEESYANPENDKYFKKLLDLAEKEGAEAIPVSAKVEEDLSLLNETERLEYLEMLGTNLSGLDKVAKASYDILGLKTFFTVGEDEVRAWTFKNGMTAPQCAGVIHSDFERGFIKAEVYNYNDIMEHKSEVELRQLGKIMTVGKEYIVKDGDIIFVKFNV is encoded by the coding sequence ATGTCATTAAAAGCAGGTATAGTTGGTCTTCCAAATGTTGGAAAATCAACATTATTTAATGCAATAACCAAAAGTCATGTTGTCGCTGAAAACTATCCATTTGCAACTATTGAGCCTAATACAGGAATCGTTCCTGTTTCAGATGAGCGCTTTGATAATTTAGTAAAGTTATTTCATCCTAAAAAACAAGTAAAAGCAACATTTGAATTCACAGATATCGCCGGATTAGTTAAAGGCGCTTCAAGAGGCGAAGGACTAGGAAATCAATTCCTTGGAAATATCCGTAATGTCGATGCTATAGTCCATGTTGTTCGTTGTTTTGAAAGCGATGAAATAATTCATGTTGAAGGTTCAGTTGATCCTGTACGTGATGTTGAAACCATAAAATTAGAGCTTATTATGTCAGATGTTGATCTATTGAACAAAAGACTTGTAAAAGTACAAAAGAAAGCTCAAATGGGGGCTGATAAGGATTCTGTTGCAGAATATAACTTAATTAACAAACTTTTAGAACCACTAAATAATGGCGATTGGTTAGGAGCAAATTTCCCATTAACAGAAAATGAAAAAAAATTAGCTTCTTGTTTCAATCTTTTATCACTAAAGCCTGTTATTTATGTAGGAAACGTCTCAGAAGAAAGCTATGCAAATCCTGAAAATGACAAATACTTTAAAAAGTTATTAGACTTAGCTGAAAAAGAAGGAGCTGAAGCTATTCCAGTATCAGCAAAAGTCGAAGAAGATCTTTCATTATTAAATGAAACAGAACGTCTGGAATACTTGGAAATGCTCGGTACTAACTTGTCAGGTCTTGATAAAGTTGCTAAAGCTTCATACGATATTTTAGGTCTCAAAACTTTCTTCACAGTTGGCGAAGATGAAGTAAGAGCCTGGACTTTTAAAAATGGAATGACAGCACCTCAATGTGCAGGAGTAATTCACTCTGATTTTGAAAGAGGATTTATCAAAGCTGAAGTTTATAATTACAACGATATTATGGAACATAAATCTGAAGTTGAACTTCGCCAATTAGGAAAAATAATGACTGTAGGAAAAGAATATATTGTTAAGGACGGAGATATCATCTTCGTAAAATTCAATGTATGA
- a CDS encoding bifunctional enzyme IspD/ispF (product inferred by homology to UniProt): MNLIGTSFDIHQLSQGKGIFLGGIFIKCNYKAIARSDGDVLLHALSEAIFSALGLEDLGTYFPESAPETEDMDSSIILDFAIKKMKERNFKIQNLTVHILLQNPKLSPFKEEIKENISSLTNLSKQFIAVHAGTTESLGSIGNNKAIGCFASVLLTDQAA; this comes from the coding sequence ATGAACTTAATTGGAACATCATTTGATATTCATCAATTATCCCAAGGAAAAGGTATTTTTCTAGGAGGTATTTTTATTAAATGCAATTATAAAGCCATTGCAAGAAGTGATGGTGATGTATTGCTTCATGCTCTTAGCGAAGCCATTTTCAGTGCCTTAGGATTAGAGGACTTAGGAACTTATTTTCCAGAAAGTGCCCCAGAAACAGAAGATATGGATAGTTCAATTATTTTAGATTTTGCAATAAAAAAAATGAAAGAAAGAAATTTTAAAATACAAAACCTTACTGTTCATATTCTTTTACAAAATCCCAAACTCAGTCCTTTTAAAGAAGAAATAAAAGAAAATATTTCTAGCTTAACAAATCTTTCAAAGCAATTTATTGCTGTTCACGCTGGAACTACTGAATCACTAGGATCTATTGGAAATAATAAAGCAATTGGTTGCTTTGCCAGTGTATTATTAACAGATCAAGCTGCTTAA
- a CDS encoding penicillin-binding protein (product inferred by homology to UniProt): MKKRIFIYFGIISILLAFLPFFSFEAFVSLSGRLYIDKPGYILIKEKDDYIYYSNGNITEYLTEDEIPNYVFEYLIGLEDQNFYNHKGYDIKRIVKSLIDNTVSNKIVGGGSTITQQLARILYLNNEKSYARKLEELYYARRIENSLSKKEIITLYLNSAYFGENLYGFEKACQSYFACSGKFATKQMSIFLLSLLPSPNNYSPRKNINTSKIIYEKAIDNLYYRHYIKIDEISELKNNYPYKDNIENKNNPNISYYQAIADSLNKKQNLRTNSFEINPFLDVDLEKDIYKYAKECVTEKDAEVSIVVMEPNTFKVKALIGGINDFSFNRAIFSNKIIGSVIKPILYTIALEHGVSPLTKILSKPTTFYLENGVSYSPKNAGNKYANRNITMVEAIATSDNIYSTKIGLLLGSKMLKNRLAKVVIDIEENVSNYLGSISTSLIKITSIYNSLASGGIYQEPIYYSSYKINRNEKKNETNKIQLFNPKESLVMCHLLRASTDPCFNSYTAPTMLYYPVNKKMAIKTGTVDSASFVIGFTPYATIGVYVGKDDDQYLNDKKAAKRLFQKVANRVNEKNGDAFFKADDLTPFQLYNSAKGIKSNIYYY, encoded by the coding sequence ATGAAAAAAAGAATATTTATATATTTTGGAATAATAAGTATTTTATTAGCTTTCCTTCCATTTTTTAGTTTTGAAGCTTTTGTTTCTTTATCAGGAAGATTATATATTGATAAACCTGGATATATATTGATTAAAGAAAAAGATGATTACATTTATTATTCAAATGGAAATATAACAGAATATTTAACTGAAGATGAAATACCAAATTATGTTTTTGAATATCTTATAGGATTAGAAGATCAAAATTTTTATAACCATAAAGGATACGATATAAAACGTATTGTCAAAAGTTTAATCGATAATACTGTCAGCAATAAAATTGTTGGAGGCGGAAGTACAATAACACAACAATTAGCTAGAATTTTATATCTAAATAATGAAAAATCATATGCACGAAAATTAGAAGAATTATACTATGCAAGAAGAATAGAAAATAGTTTATCAAAAAAAGAAATTATAACGTTATATTTAAATTCCGCTTATTTTGGCGAAAATTTATATGGGTTTGAAAAAGCTTGTCAAAGTTACTTTGCTTGTTCAGGAAAATTTGCAACAAAACAAATGTCTATTTTCTTATTAAGTCTTTTGCCTTCTCCAAATAATTATTCACCTAGAAAGAATATAAATACGTCAAAAATTATCTATGAAAAAGCTATTGATAATTTGTATTATCGCCACTATATAAAAATAGATGAAATAAGTGAGTTAAAAAATAATTACCCTTATAAGGATAATATTGAAAATAAAAACAACCCTAATATTTCTTATTATCAAGCGATAGCAGATTCTTTAAATAAAAAGCAAAATTTGCGAACAAATTCTTTTGAGATAAATCCATTTTTAGATGTTGATTTAGAAAAGGATATTTATAAATATGCTAAAGAATGCGTAACTGAAAAAGATGCTGAAGTAAGTATTGTTGTTATGGAACCTAATACATTTAAAGTTAAAGCTTTGATTGGAGGAATAAATGATTTTTCTTTCAATCGTGCTATTTTTTCAAATAAGATTATAGGTTCAGTTATAAAACCAATACTCTATACAATTGCTTTGGAACATGGGGTTTCACCGCTTACAAAAATATTATCTAAACCAACAACATTTTATTTGGAAAATGGAGTTAGTTATAGTCCTAAAAATGCCGGAAACAAATATGCAAATAGAAACATTACAATGGTTGAAGCAATTGCAACATCTGATAATATCTATTCTACTAAAATAGGATTGCTTTTAGGATCAAAGATGTTAAAGAATAGATTAGCAAAAGTCGTCATTGATATCGAGGAAAATGTTTCTAATTATTTAGGAAGTATTTCCACAAGTTTAATTAAAATTACTTCGATTTATAACTCTTTAGCAAGCGGAGGTATATATCAAGAACCTATCTATTATTCATCATATAAAATAAATAGAAATGAAAAGAAAAATGAAACGAATAAAATTCAATTATTTAATCCTAAAGAATCTTTAGTGATGTGTCATTTACTAAGGGCAAGCACTGATCCATGTTTTAATTCTTATACAGCTCCAACTATGCTTTATTACCCTGTCAATAAGAAGATGGCAATAAAAACTGGAACTGTAGATAGTGCAAGTTTTGTTATAGGATTCACTCCTTATGCCACAATAGGAGTATATGTGGGTAAAGATGATGATCAATATTTAAATGATAAAAAAGCCGCTAAAAGATTGTTTCAAAAAGTAGCAAATAGAGTAAATGAAAAAAATGGTGATGCTTTTTTTAAAGCTGATGACCTAACACCTTTTCAATTATATAATTCTGCCAAGGGGATAAAAAGCAACATCTATTATTATTAA
- a CDS encoding putative uncharacterized protein (product inferred by homology to UniProt) codes for METLKLILICVLIVIGIILFFLLIFYLIGNIYNGLVRRRMRVKSSWYEINKLFTKFFEILPEVIKTSTNKEFKKNTKCIYQNWNNLKNKDDILFIAKEYYKFLEIYSKNNDLQSDNDIYLFIEEYIDKINFSIPFYNENVENYNHFRKLPANIIMAKIFKFYPATPIEF; via the coding sequence ATGGAAACATTAAAACTAATATTAATTTGTGTTTTAATAGTTATTGGAATTATTTTGTTCTTTCTTTTAATCTTCTACTTAATCGGTAACATTTATAATGGTCTAGTCAGAAGAAGAATGCGAGTAAAATCTTCTTGGTATGAAATAAATAAACTTTTCACAAAATTTTTTGAAATTCTACCTGAAGTAATAAAAACAAGTACAAATAAAGAGTTCAAAAAGAACACAAAGTGCATTTATCAAAATTGGAATAATTTAAAAAATAAAGATGATATTCTTTTTATCGCAAAAGAGTATTATAAATTTTTAGAAATATATTCTAAAAATAATGATTTGCAAAGCGATAATGACATTTATCTATTTATTGAAGAATACATTGATAAAATTAATTTTTCTATTCCTTTTTACAATGAAAATGTTGAAAACTATAATCATTTTAGAAAACTTCCAGCAAATATAATAATGGCAAAAATTTTCAAATTTTATCCAGCTACTCCAATTGAATTTTAA
- a CDS encoding membrane carboxypeptidase (product inferred by homology to UniProt) — MKKGKKLVSFLVNFYTISITIVFLATSCYLFVASSDLKKPELVKNPEIYACEIYDINGNVIQKVGKSQGQIKYEELPQSLLNAIVAIEDTTFFYHDGVDIHRVFGSIFHNIFSSNIQGASTITQQLARNLFLTSDKTFERKIKELLLSLSLESEYDKKEILEMYFNRVNFDPVYPGICYASSKFFNKKVQDLSLVESATLAGLVQSPSAIEPFKHPEKANARKNLVISRMKNLNLISENEYILAINTHVEDILYQKNISEDTLPYQAYIDAVYEETYKLTGLDPYSDQLKIYTYMEPTAQIIADEIQNGNIVNFSDEIVQIGAALIKNESGQVAAIIGGRNYNGRRLFNRAYDKKVMPASTIKPVFEYLLAVEKLDYHRAKTLLDEETFYLNGTPLKNAGNNYVGKITFQDAFGYSKNTTAINALNELTKKYGENYLEDYLNNIGLMDEGPYTESYGLGGMTEGISLINLAASYRMIAKDGTYIKPSLISKICTHDGKILYENKNKESKIVNEETSNIIREMLLYNVDNGYNGLDQIKLNGIKVGGKTGTGQYPLSICKKYGFPINCDKDSLVVGFTEEYSLAVWSGFDKPEENKKSYFYKGDNRKKISKNIFKEMMKKLANKKSFAESNNLFHTNVVKFADDLYYPNDLIPKEYQMMTTLPNYKDIEIYPLPIEYSPQGVLFEYDDRYIIKMSNELINDEVYKKIYGNIGYHVSYNDKKFFTTENEIVIYKDENIDNIKIKIGYEELITSEKELVFDFQNYFDDFFI; from the coding sequence ATGAAGAAAGGGAAAAAATTAGTTAGTTTTTTAGTAAATTTTTATACTATATCGATAACTATAGTGTTTCTTGCTACATCATGTTACTTATTTGTTGCTTCCAGTGATTTAAAAAAACCAGAGTTAGTTAAAAATCCTGAAATCTATGCGTGTGAGATATATGACATTAATGGGAACGTTATTCAAAAAGTTGGAAAAAGTCAAGGACAAATAAAATATGAGGAATTACCTCAATCGCTTTTAAACGCAATAGTTGCTATTGAAGATACAACATTTTTTTATCATGATGGAGTTGATATTCATCGTGTTTTTGGCTCTATATTTCACAATATTTTTTCTTCGAATATTCAAGGCGCTTCTACGATTACTCAACAATTGGCCAGAAATTTATTTTTAACATCTGATAAGACTTTTGAAAGAAAAATAAAAGAATTACTTTTGAGTCTTTCTTTAGAAAGTGAATATGACAAAAAAGAAATTCTAGAGATGTATTTTAATAGAGTAAATTTCGATCCTGTTTATCCTGGAATATGTTATGCCTCTAGTAAATTTTTTAATAAAAAAGTTCAGGATTTATCCTTAGTTGAATCCGCTACTTTGGCTGGACTTGTTCAATCGCCAAGTGCTATAGAACCATTTAAGCATCCAGAAAAGGCCAATGCTAGAAAGAATTTGGTAATATCTCGAATGAAAAATTTAAATCTTATTAGTGAAAATGAGTATATTTTAGCAATCAATACACATGTCGAGGATATTTTATACCAAAAAAATATTTCTGAAGATACTTTGCCATATCAGGCTTATATTGATGCTGTATATGAGGAAACATATAAATTGACAGGCTTAGATCCATATAGTGATCAATTGAAAATTTATACTTATATGGAACCAACAGCACAGATAATCGCTGATGAAATTCAAAATGGAAATATAGTTAATTTTAGTGATGAAATTGTGCAGATAGGAGCTGCTCTAATAAAAAATGAATCTGGGCAAGTTGCAGCTATAATCGGTGGTAGAAATTATAATGGACGAAGATTATTTAATAGGGCATATGATAAAAAAGTCATGCCAGCTAGTACGATAAAACCAGTTTTTGAATATCTTTTAGCGGTTGAAAAATTAGATTATCATCGAGCAAAGACATTATTAGATGAAGAAACTTTTTATTTGAATGGCACTCCTTTAAAGAATGCTGGTAATAATTATGTTGGAAAAATTACTTTCCAAGATGCTTTTGGATATTCAAAAAATACAACAGCTATTAATGCTCTAAATGAATTAACAAAAAAATATGGTGAAAATTATTTGGAAGACTATTTGAATAATATAGGATTGATGGATGAAGGTCCTTATACAGAAAGTTATGGACTTGGTGGAATGACTGAAGGTATTAGTTTGATTAATTTAGCCGCTAGTTATCGTATGATTGCTAAAGATGGTACATATATTAAGCCGAGTTTAATATCAAAAATATGCACACATGATGGAAAAATATTATACGAAAATAAAAATAAAGAAAGTAAAATTGTCAATGAAGAAACTTCAAATATAATAAGAGAAATGCTTCTTTATAATGTTGATAATGGATATAATGGATTAGATCAAATTAAACTTAATGGCATAAAAGTTGGTGGAAAAACTGGTACTGGTCAATATCCTTTATCTATATGTAAAAAATATGGATTTCCTATAAATTGTGATAAAGATTCTTTAGTTGTTGGATTTACTGAAGAATATAGTTTAGCAGTTTGGTCAGGATTTGATAAACCAGAAGAAAATAAGAAGTCTTATTTTTATAAAGGAGATAATCGCAAAAAAATATCTAAAAATATCTTTAAAGAAATGATGAAAAAACTTGCTAATAAAAAGTCTTTTGCAGAGTCCAATAATTTATTTCACACTAATGTTGTTAAGTTTGCTGATGATTTATATTACCCAAATGATTTGATTCCGAAAGAATATCAGATGATGACAACTTTACCTAATTATAAAGATATAGAAATTTATCCTTTACCTATAGAATATTCTCCGCAAGGTGTTTTATTTGAATATGATGATAGATATATCATTAAAATGAGCAATGAATTGATCAATGATGAAGTCTATAAAAAAATATATGGAAATATTGGTTATCATGTTTCTTATAATGATAAAAAATTTTTTACAACTGAAAATGAAATAGTAATTTATAAAGATGAAAATATAGATAATATAAAAATCAAGATTGGATATGAAGAATTAATTACAAGTGAAAAAGAACTTGTGTTCGATTTTCAAAATTATTTTGATGATTTCTTTATTTAA
- a CDS encoding holliday junction resolvase RecU (product inferred by homology to UniProt) has protein sequence MIKYPNGQKTISIEKNNLNANTNRRNMGMSLEKEVALSAQYYIEHNLAFFYKKPTPIRVFKMSKTNTHMITEAYYDAKSTTDYNGMYKTKYIDFECKETKTHIFSLDRLGDHQYSHLKMVDSMGGLAFVLLRFMTKDETYLIDIKYITYLKDKGLKNSLNYDDAKENGYLIESSYVPRLKILDAMDSAYFKDEEREKIS, from the coding sequence ATGATTAAGTATCCTAATGGTCAAAAAACTATTTCTATAGAAAAAAACAATTTAAATGCGAATACAAATAGAAGAAATATGGGAATGAGTTTAGAAAAAGAAGTGGCATTAAGTGCTCAATATTATATTGAGCACAATCTAGCTTTTTTTTATAAAAAACCAACACCTATTAGAGTGTTTAAAATGTCCAAAACAAATACGCATATGATTACTGAAGCTTACTATGATGCTAAATCTACAACTGATTATAATGGAATGTATAAGACAAAGTATATCGATTTTGAATGCAAAGAGACAAAAACACATATTTTTTCTTTGGATAGATTAGGTGATCATCAATATTCTCATTTGAAAATGGTTGATTCTATGGGCGGCTTAGCTTTTGTTTTATTGAGATTTATGACCAAAGATGAGACTTATCTTATAGATATTAAATATATTACTTATTTAAAAGATAAAGGGTTGAAAAATTCATTAAATTATGATGATGCTAAAGAAAATGGATATTTAATTGAATCTAGTTATGTTCCGCGTTTGAAAATTTTAGATGCGATGGATTCAGCTTATTTTAAAGATGAAGAAAGGGAAAAAATTAGTTAG
- a CDS encoding putative exonuclease (product inferred by homology to UniProt) — translation MKILQNEFPKTDKLLFLDLEGTQYHHEIIEIGAILVSLDDEKRIDRSIPFKHLKVYCKPHEEVGKVVTDLTGITEDIISEKAVDYTTANKMLTKILGTFDSNLRVVVFGNLDKTMLKYTASFYSLGDVAFSTSWFLAKRIWDFSTFISRYVVNMENGGKAFSQLKLMEIFSVLPCGQAHDSYNDAFNLLNLYDKVTKSPEILADNYLKILLNDSNKLKESNFMFEILKRIINGETITKNKLMELLIEYFE, via the coding sequence ATGAAAATATTACAAAATGAATTTCCAAAGACAGATAAACTATTATTCCTTGATCTCGAAGGAACGCAATATCATCATGAAATAATAGAAATAGGTGCAATCTTAGTAAGTTTAGATGATGAAAAAAGAATAGATCGTTCTATTCCTTTTAAACATCTTAAAGTTTATTGTAAGCCTCATGAAGAAGTCGGCAAAGTTGTTACAGACTTGACTGGAATAACTGAAGATATAATTTCGGAAAAAGCAGTTGATTATACTACAGCTAATAAAATGTTGACTAAAATTTTAGGAACATTTGATAGTAATTTAAGAGTTGTTGTTTTTGGAAATTTGGATAAAACCATGCTCAAATATACTGCTTCATTTTATTCTTTAGGAGATGTTGCTTTTTCTACTTCATGGTTTTTAGCAAAAAGAATTTGGGATTTTTCTACTTTTATTTCAAGATATGTTGTAAATATGGAAAATGGTGGAAAAGCTTTTTCCCAGTTAAAATTGATGGAAATCTTTTCTGTTCTTCCTTGTGGACAAGCACATGATTCTTATAATGATGCTTTCAATCTTTTAAATCTTTATGATAAAGTGACTAAAAGCCCAGAGATTTTAGCGGATAATTATTTAAAAATTTTATTGAACGATTCTAATAAATTAAAAGAATCCAATTTTATGTTTGAAATTTTAAAAAGGATAATTAACGGCGAAACTATAACTAAAAACAAACTTATGGAATTATTGATAGAATATTTTGAATAA
- a CDS encoding conserved repeat domain protein (product inferred by homology to UniProt) has translation MFNNNCGCRNRQSMPYINCESYTLSMRPECEISALTMNLVPNVSTAVVCEFVTYTLTITNNCSSSLTKPILNVNLGNSLCYNKGTLTVDGTAKADVTCLQNLVLDDLNSGATVTITFQARVMNSRRYNICNASLTYALSCCCLTRCYKTISNDALVQVCQCCSSQTTSA, from the coding sequence ATGTTCAATAATAACTGTGGTTGCCGAAATAGACAATCCATGCCTTATATAAATTGTGAAAGTTACACTTTATCAATGCGTCCCGAATGTGAAATATCCGCTTTAACAATGAATTTAGTTCCTAATGTTTCAACAGCGGTCGTATGTGAATTTGTAACTTATACATTAACTATTACTAATAATTGTTCTTCGAGTTTAACAAAGCCTATTCTCAATGTAAATTTAGGTAACTCTTTATGCTATAACAAAGGGACTTTAACTGTAGACGGCACAGCTAAAGCTGATGTAACATGCTTGCAGAATTTAGTTCTAGATGATTTAAACTCAGGAGCAACAGTAACAATTACTTTCCAAGCTCGAGTAATGAACAGTAGACGTTATAACATTTGCAATGCTAGTTTAACATATGCCCTATCTTGTTGCTGTTTAACAAGATGCTATAAAACTATTTCTAACGATGCGCTAGTACAAGTTTGTCAATGTTGTAGTTCACAGACTACTTCTGCATAA
- a CDS encoding 2-C-methyl-D-erythritol 4-phosphate cytidylyltransferase 2 (product inferred by homology to UniProt) has product MNIAIILMAGKGERAETTIPKQYIIIDGKPIYEYCLLQFYRNKNIDKIILVTDNIYYDKVKDYISLQKYDNKCEVTIGGKSRKESVLNALIYLGNKIDKEDIVLVHDSARPLVDETIINDNIKVASCNKIAVTAIKATSTLVEIDTDNKSTKNYLDRSKIMEIQTPQSFKFSKFLKVSEYYREKSEQTDDSQIFFKAGEKLEFVKGNCFNFKITTMEDIKLFMTIMNSKM; this is encoded by the coding sequence ATGAATATAGCAATTATATTAATGGCCGGGAAAGGCGAAAGAGCAGAAACTACCATTCCTAAACAATACATAATAATAGATGGAAAACCAATATATGAATATTGTCTTTTGCAATTTTATCGCAACAAAAATATCGATAAAATTATTTTAGTAACAGATAATATTTATTACGATAAGGTTAAAGATTATATTTCACTGCAAAAATATGATAATAAATGTGAAGTTACTATCGGGGGAAAAAGTCGGAAAGAAAGTGTTTTAAACGCTTTAATATATCTTGGAAATAAAATTGACAAAGAAGATATAGTTCTTGTTCACGATTCGGCCAGGCCATTAGTAGATGAAACAATTATAAATGACAATATTAAAGTTGCTTCTTGTAATAAAATTGCTGTTACTGCTATAAAAGCAACATCAACATTAGTTGAAATAGATACGGATAATAAAAGTACTAAAAATTATTTAGATCGTTCAAAAATAATGGAAATCCAAACACCACAATCTTTTAAATTTTCTAAATTTTTAAAAGTAAGTGAATATTATCGAGAAAAATCAGAACAAACAGATGATTCACAAATATTCTTTAAAGCAGGAGAAAAACTTGAATTTGTTAAAGGAAACTGCTTTAATTTTAAGATAACTACAATGGAAGATATAAAACTTTTTATGACTATTATGAATTCTAAAATGTGA
- a CDS encoding putative uncharacterized protein (product inferred by homology to UniProt), whose amino-acid sequence METEKLFIGKTKKQWIITLSFILLLSLISMLQILFKFTDSTITIIGYQIDVNLLIQSSIIGLILPLALILASYFIIKYLKPQEKISTRNMIWAIILFICGLAAEIVLNLIFIFYAKLPALVFFPIDTFIVLIYTYLCYELCFLGHFDDPSRFFEIFRFALVGAISAIFDFSVTSLMRFVILKNLENAFAISTISVTCGFLVSVIINYLCSITMVFKNSTDKNISKTSKGVILFVFLSAIGLFMGMGLEVIFFDLLSLPEPVCFIIRTLIVLIWNYVSRKLFIFK is encoded by the coding sequence ATGGAAACTGAAAAATTATTTATAGGTAAAACAAAAAAGCAATGGATAATAACGTTATCATTTATATTATTGCTATCACTTATTTCAATGTTGCAAATTTTGTTCAAATTTACTGATAGTACTATAACAATAATCGGTTATCAAATAGATGTTAATCTTTTAATTCAATCATCTATTATTGGATTAATTTTACCATTAGCATTAATTTTAGCTTCTTACTTTATTATCAAATATTTAAAGCCTCAAGAAAAAATATCCACCAGAAATATGATATGGGCAATTATACTTTTTATCTGTGGTCTAGCCGCCGAAATTGTTTTAAATTTAATTTTTATTTTCTATGCTAAATTGCCAGCTTTAGTATTTTTTCCAATCGATACCTTTATAGTTCTAATTTATACATACTTATGCTATGAATTGTGCTTTTTAGGGCACTTTGATGATCCTTCACGTTTTTTTGAAATATTTAGATTTGCTCTTGTCGGTGCAATTTCTGCAATATTCGATTTTTCTGTCACAAGCTTAATGCGTTTTGTAATATTAAAAAATTTAGAAAATGCTTTTGCTATTTCGACAATTTCTGTTACATGTGGTTTTTTAGTCAGTGTTATAATCAACTATCTTTGTTCAATTACAATGGTATTTAAAAATTCAACCGATAAAAACATTTCTAAAACTTCAAAAGGAGTCATTCTTTTTGTCTTTTTATCAGCTATCGGCCTTTTCATGGGCATGGGATTAGAAGTAATTTTCTTTGATTTGCTATCTCTTCCTGAACCAGTATGCTTCATTATTAGAACATTAATAGTTCTTATCTGGAATTATGTTTCAAGAAAACTATTTATCTTTAAATAA